Part of the Bradyrhizobium sp. AZCC 1721 genome, TTGAGTTAGGCGCGGGCCGCCTTTACGGTCGGCCGCCAGCCCGGCCTTTTCCGGGAAAATCCCAAAAGACTCAACGACAAGCAGGAAGTCCGGATAGCCGTGCCCACGATCTATAAAATCACTCCCGCCTCGGCTTGGCGCGAGGCCGAACGGCAGGGCGTCTACCGGGGAAGTAGCGACGATCTGCGTGACGGCTTCATTCATTTTTCGACCGCGTCCCAGGTCGCCGAGACCGCGCGCAAGCATTATTTCGGCCAGACCGGGCTGTTCCTGGTCGCGGTCGACGCCGACGCGCTGGGGGATGCGTTGCGCTGGGAGCGTTCGCGCAACGACGAACTGTTTCCGCATCTCT contains:
- a CDS encoding DUF952 domain-containing protein; this encodes MPTIYKITPASAWREAERQGVYRGSSDDLRDGFIHFSTASQVAETARKHYFGQTGLFLVAVDADALGDALRWERSRNDELFPHLYGELDLGAVTGILDMRARSDGTHDIPELLP